Proteins from a single region of Budorcas taxicolor isolate Tak-1 chromosome 7, Takin1.1, whole genome shotgun sequence:
- the LOC128050741 gene encoding LOW QUALITY PROTEIN: olfactory receptor 2T11-like (The sequence of the model RefSeq protein was modified relative to this genomic sequence to represent the inferred CDS: substituted 1 base at 1 genomic stop codon), which produces MSMKNRTASSDFILLGLLVNSKATGIVFAVILAIFVVAVTSNLVMIFLIHMDSHLHTPMYFLLSQLSIMDTLFICTTVPKLLVDMVSIQKTISFVACGIQIFLYLTMIGSEFFLLGLMACDRYVAVCNPLRYPVLMNRRVCLLLAAGAWFGGSLDGFLLTPITMNVPYCGSRIIDHFFCEIPAVLKLACADTSLYETLMYICCVLMLLIPISIISASYSLILLTVHRMRSAEGRKKAFTTCSSHLTVVSIFYGAAFYTYVLPKSFHTPEQDKVVSAFYTIVTPMLNPLIYSLRNKDVMGAFKRIFAQCLSIXKVFTSDA; this is translated from the coding sequence ATGTCAATGAAGAATAGAACTGCTTCCTCTGACTTTATCCTCCTGGGGCTTCTAGTAAACAGTAAAGCTACAGGGATTGTCTTTGCAGTTATTTTGGCTATTTTTGTGGTGGCTGTAACTTCAAATTTGGTCATGATATTCTTGATTCACATGgactcccacctccacacccccatgtactttcTGCTCAGCCAACTGTCTATCATGGACACCCTTTTCATTTGTACTACTGTCCCAAAGCTCCTGGTGGACATGGTTTCCATACAGAAGACCATTTCCTTTGTGGCCTGTGGCATCCAGATCTTCCTCTACTTGACCATGATTGGATCAGAGTTCTTCCTGTTGGGCCTCATGGCCTGCGACCGCTATGTGGCTGTCTGCAACCCTCTTAGGTACCCTGTGTTGATGAACCGCAGAGTGTGTCTCCTTCTGGCTGCTGGTGCCTGGTTTGGTGGATCCCTGGATGGCTTTCTGCTCACCCCTATCACCATGAATGTCCCCTACTGTGGATCCCGCATCATCGATCATTTCTTCTGTGAGATCCCTGCTGTTCTCAAACTGGCCTGTGCTGACACATCCTTGTATGAAACCTTGATGTACATCTGCTGTGTGCTCATGTTGCTCATCCCCATCTCTATTATCTCAGCCTCCTACTCCCTCATTTTGTTAACTGTCCACCGCATGCGCTCTGCTGAAGGCCGGAAAAAGGCCTTTACCACTTGCTCTTCCCACTTGACTGTAGTCAGCATTTTCTATGGGGCTGCCTTCTACACTTATGTGCTGCCCAAGTCATTTCACACTCCTGAGCAAGACAAGGTAGTATCAGCTTTCTATACCATTGTCACACCCATGCTCAATCCTCTTATCTACAGCCTCAGAAACAAGGATGTCATGGGAGCATTTAAAAGGATATTTGCACAATGCTTATCCATATAGAAGGTATTCACAAGTGATGCTTAG